A region of the Lepisosteus oculatus isolate fLepOcu1 chromosome 26, fLepOcu1.hap2, whole genome shotgun sequence genome:
agaaaatacattaagtACTAATAtgcaatttttttaatataataaataaaaaaatttgTTATCTCcaccagcattttttttttagcatagTGCTTTCTATACAGATCTTTGTCACCTTGCTCCTTATTTGAAGCcggaaaaaaataaaggaaaaatcaCAAGACGGGAAATTCCACAAATGCAAACCTGGTGCAGCACACCTGAGCTACGAGTTTACAGACAGAGCTTACAGCACGCCGGGTGCTTTCTCCATCTGCTCCACCCTGAAAATACGGCTCGTAAACCAAACAAGTACGGAGGGGAGAGGCAGGACAAGAAAAGCGCCTGATCTTATatgattttattattacattttatttgatctactttgtatactgtacagtactgtatttgttgtATTACCGTTTTCATAATATTTAAACTACATATATACACATACTAATACACTTAGGATTGATTTGACTTGTTGAGGGTGGGGAACAGGGGGATCTGAGGGAGGGTGTTCTGATTATACTTGCTATGTCTAGAACCTTACAACCACATACAGTGCGAATctactgtactttataactatCAGACATTATCAGAGTGTTAATAGATCAGCGGGAACGGATACCCCACAACGGTTATGGGGTTTTCAACAAAAGTCTCTTTGCGTACGTAAATGCTTTATTAATGGATATCTCCGAGTCAATAACCTTGTAAAGCGCTTAAATTAATGTCAGTTTAAGCCCCAGTAAACCTAAACTCATTACCAGACCTTTGCAGGGATGGGATAATATCAGTCGCAAAACTGTGTCGGCGTGAAGCCATTGCTTTGAACTCtaattttctctttctcttgctCCTTTTCAGAATCCCcgattcaaataaaaaaatcgaCTGAGAACAACCAACCTCCCATCCAGCATGTCAAACGCCGCCTGCCTCGTCCTGCTCGCGGGGCTGTGCGCGCGGCTCGCTGGGGGCGACGGCGGCGGCACCACCACCGGCTCCGCGCGCCTCCCCGCTCCGGAAGCGACGAGGCCGCGAGATGCCGCCAGCGCGCGCGTCACGCCCCCCCGCGCCCCTGCGGTCCCCGGGGCGGGCAGCTCCGCAGGGCGGGGCCACGCTCATCTGGGAAGGGTCACCAGTCCGAGGGAGAGAGAGGCCAGTCCCAGCAGGGGAGCGCAAAGCAAGACTGCAGAGGACACCCGGACCGTAACTGGGCTGCCGACAACTGGAGGGCCAACAGCGACCAGCCCGACAGCGCCCGGCGACGCAATGGCATGGCCCACCACCCTGCACAGGAAACCAAGGAGTTCCATCACCGCGCTGGCCACCCTCGAGGGAACTCCCAGGAAAAGCGTGGCGAATACCAAAGGACAAACAGTTCCCAATCCCCCTACTTTTGCCCGGAGAGCGACAGCACCCAATGACACGCACCCCAGCACCAAGCACGCAGCAGAAGCAGAGGGCACGAccaaaatgcagaacaaaatcGGGTCCAGGATGACCCGAAGTGCAGCGCGCGCCACCCCTGGTGACGGCAGGTCACCACCCAGCAACGGCACTGCCGAGCAGAGCGAGGGCCCAAAAGAAAATCCCGCTCCTCCAACACCGGGCCGGACTTCGTTTTCCTCCGCCGTCTTTAGCCCCTCGGTCTCACCGGGAAAGACGTCCACGGCCGCAGCCGCAGCTCCCGAGAGCAGCACTGCACTCACGTCCACAGCTGAAGGAATGGTTCCTCCCTGGAACCAAACAACCATCAAACCCTCCCAGTCAAGCCTGCGACAGGAAACTACGACAACTTCTAGTTCAGCCAGGCCCATACCATCAACCCCATTCTCACGTACTACAAAGCCAGCCGAACTTTCCTCTCCAACGGGGACAGAAGGAAACGCTTCAAAGCCACGCTCCAACACTCCATCTGCTTCGACTCCAACACAAGAAGGAACCTCACCCCCTCAGAGACAGACCCCCATGCTGGAAGAGCGCATAACTAGTAATTCTACCCAAACGTCGTTCAAACCTGAACGGACAACCTTGAAGATAACTCCTCCTTCTCCAACGCCAAAGCATCGGATCACTGAGGAGACAACACAGGAGACCCACACATCTGCTCCTTTCACATATCCTGCTTCCACAGGCAGCACAAGACGACCAGAGGTCAacaccaaaatgaaaaaaatgacggAAAAGGCTACATCAGGACGCAATGCAGACAGCCAGAAAGagaaaggtgcaggaacacttgtGGCTGTCCTTATTGGCGGGGCGCTAATCTTGATGCTAGCTGCCATAGCAATCATTCTGCTGCAGAAGTGGAGAAGGCAGCAGAGGAGGGCAGAGGATCCCAATTGGGCCGGCCCGTCCCCCTTCCTGGACGGACAGATCGTGCCCCAGCTGCCCAGCGGCGACGAGGAAGAGAGGCCGAGCAACAGGTCCTCCAAACGGGTCTCCCTGCGCAGCTTCCTGCCACAGCGACTCTCCAAACGCCTCTCCCTCCTGCAGGAGACCGACGAGAACCTCCCAATGGAAGACGTCATGCAGGGAAGCACTTTCGGCAGGAGCCCGGAACCCAGTTCCAAGCCCCAGAATGGGCATGGCTGGGAGAAGGACAAAACTCAGGGTAGCTCCAGTAGTAGAGCTACTAGCCAGGGAAATGCCAAGAGCAGGACTTCGCCAGAAGCTGTGGGAGGCAAGACCAACGTGAAGAGCCCAGCatcgcctcctcctcctcctcctgctcctgctgctgcagaaaACCATATGGTCCAGTCCGCTCTTCCCTTATCAGAAATTGACCTGGGCCCAAGCCCTACTGAGGATGAAACCCCACTCCCTCTGCCCCCACCGGATAACCAAGCCAGCCCTCCAGAAAAGCATGAGATTCAGCCCGCTCCCCCTTTATCGGATATTGACCTGGGCTCAAGCCCTACTGAGGACGAACTCCCACCTCCTCCACCCCTAATGAACTACCAGTCAATCCCCATCCCTCCCCTTTCCACTTAGGCAGAGAGCAACTGGGCGTGACCCAACGTGATGTGAACAGAAAGTGAGCACTTGAAATATGTTATCGGTGTAAATGTCTACTAAttattgctttggcaacacgGCAATTCAGTAatgccaataaagctctttgaatcTGAAAGTCTTGCCGTTCTGAATGAACACTTCCCACCAGCACTGTTAAAACCAAACTCCCCATACAAAGGAAGCCAACTGATGAGAGTCAAAGATATGGAGCCCACACTGCTTCTTTCTAAGCAGATAAGCAAAGCATTTTGCATGTATGTTGCAGTAACCTTCTGTGGCTGGAACAGAGCTTCCAGTTTTAATACAACAGTCAAAATGTCTTTAACATAACCACTTCACCTTCTCGTTACAAGCAAAAGAGGCCAAGCCCTCCAATTGTGCTTGATTTACATTATACCCCACACCTGTAATCAGAAAACTGCACAATTATATGGGGCCATTTCCATATATATGGAAATGAGGAAAGATTTTACATAGGTGTTTCCAAACAAGTGGTGACACTTTTTACAGTACCTTCTTGCTTTTCGAACAGTGATGGCACTTAGGAGatgcactggaaaaaaaaatgcaaatctgGAAAAAGCGTTAAATAAAAGGTCTGACATTTCTGGTATTGCTCTGATGGAAACCGAGTTCACTCATTCGCCAGTTTTAATTTTCCACGAGTACTGCTCGTATGAGACAGCGAGGAAATAGATGAGCTGCAACCAAAGAGCCTGCTCGTTTGCAAGCCACTGACAAGTGACTGACCTGTGTGGAGGCGCAGGACTGCAGAAGGAAGCTCAATTGAGCCCCAGATTGATTCGGTAAAATGACAGGCAGCCTTCCCGGGCAGAGATGCCAGCCGCCGCCTGGGGAGCCTGCAAACAAGGTCTCGCCAGAAGGCTGAAGGGCGGAAAACAGCTCTATTAAAACTGATCGACTGCACGCTTGtccacaaagcacaaaaaaaaaagccacagaGACATCCGAGAGATTTGGTGCTCTCTGGGGAGCACGGTGTTCTGCACGGTGATAAAACATGAATAAGTGACGATCCAAACAGCGCAGTCTTGAATAAAACCCTTTTTGTGTCAAACAGAAACCCAGGGCACCTCCGCGGGTCTACAGGCCAGGAGAGAATAGTAGAACTATGGCTTTCTACAGTCCAGGAACTTGAGAAAAGTTCTGAAGTAATGCACcggtattgttttttaaaaaagaataccagtaaccaagaaacaaaaaaaaataggaaaccACAAACCCACAGCGAAATGTCAACAGTTTCTGCTTTAACATTTCCACACTCGCTTTCAAAAGGGAGTTACAGCACAGGCTAGTCATTTGTGCTTTACGCTAAAAATACATATAGTTTAGTTAACTCTGTAAGGTATTAAAAATGGTTTCAGTTCATATAAGCTGGGactcaaaacgttttcaaaTAGACAAGCTCATAAGTGTCTACCAGGCCTGCCTGCAGTCATGACACAACCCACATGCGATCCTTACAAGGGGCAATGTGTTTGTGttccagaaatgcagcacaacACCAAAGCTCTACTGGATATTTCATAGTAAAATCGGCTCCTCTTTAAGAATGCGCtgcaaaaaaactattttaataaggcattctttaaaaaaaataataatatgccCAGCAGCCATTACCACTAGAACCGGGCAAAAGGCAAAAACCgtcaaaaagagaaaacacaggTCTTAGCATTTaccagtgggggaaaaaaaaattctagtaGGCAGCTGTGATCAATGAGCTCtgcagaattttattttaagaatgaaGTAAAACAATAAAGAGCGAATTTATcgatttgaaaattattttttaatttcggCAAAAGGCGTCGGCTGCCCCCCGCTGTCAGACGGGTCGGGGTCGGTGCTGATCCGCTTGTGAAGACTCACAAGCCCCACGTCCCAGGAGCGACGTGGTCATTATTCTTTCAGCAACAATGACCGTAACAAAGAACAGAAGGAAAACGGTTGAAGTAGAGGCAGAAACAGACCACAACAAGTCTACGTCAGTCTCTGCAGAAGTGTTGCAACTGCTGCAGCCCTTAGCTGTGAAATCATCAACGGCATTAGGAGAAGTGCCTGGTTTACTGCTTCTTTTTTGACCGTTATGCTCGTTAAATCCCATGGTATCTCACCCACTGTGTGGGCTGCCTTCCTGAAATCTCTGCAATTAGAGCGGGGAAAAATACAACCCCATAGATGGACATGCCTTCAATCTGAATGAGACTCCTGTAAATTTGGTATaagcctttaaaaaaatctgtcgaCTTGGGATGTGGCCTTTCTGCCTAACCTGTGGTTAATGAGCTGAAATACTGCAGGGAAGTGGATTTTTATTCAATCCAATGAACAGAGCAGTCAGATCTGATTTCACAAACCCACTAGCAGCTCAGTTTGTGCAAGATTAATACAGACCAGTCCTGGGAGGACTTCGCCTGGATTACTGCTTACAATCAATGGACTAGTAAATGGTTACTGAAAAGAATTATAGCGTTTGTAATTAAGATAAGGGCTCAACTGATGCGCCTCATCACAGCAGCAAGGGGTTGAATTAAAAACATGGTGCTGCGTCGTGCAAGAATTGTGGACGTGGTGACCGGTGACCCCCCAACAAATGCACTTGCTAAGCTACCAGCTACCAGGAACGACCTGGCATGAAAGTCGAATGCAACATTTTTCTAACCCACGTCCCCAAGTTGCTGAATGATGATGAGCTTGATCTTTCTAAAACGGCTTTTCTGAGGGAAAGGGAGGCAGAGAAGAATTTTCCCCAGGAAGAAATGGTGTGCACACAGCCAGCATGGAGGGGGAACCGAGTCAGGGGTGGGACAGGGGAGGAGAGCAGTTATGGAAAAGAAACTGCTCCACCCCCCGCCCCCGTCTCTCTACTGTATTGAAACGAAGTCCCCGGAGCCCTGGATTGGTTTCTGAATGACAGGACGGCGCTGGCCAGCCTCCAGCCATCGagcgcagtgtgtgtgtatgtgtgtgtgtagccGGGCCCCGCTGCCTTGACTGCAGCtgtggcagagagagagggagagatgcGCGCGCACACACGAGCTCCGATCAGACCTGACCTCTATTAGTAATCAGGGAGAGTCATGCTGCTGGGACGCACCCAGCTCACTGGCGGGTCCCTtccacaatggcttcttttGAGAGGACAGCAAAATCAACAAGCCCCTGCCCTGCTGAAAAGACTCATTCTGGAGCTGGATCTTTTGTTCACTACTAACTCCTGACGAGAGTGTTTCTTTGGAACAGGTTAGAAATTCCTCACAAGCTCTGCCCATCAGGGTTTTAAACTTTCACAGAAAGAGAAAGACACAGAGGCTTCCCGTTTTCAGGGAATGGAAAAAAAGAGGAGAGCTCTTCAGAACATTACCCCCTCCTTTGTCCCAATTGAGGCCACAGCTTCTATAAATTATCTGCCATCaccatgtttctttttttttttaaactcgcTTCTGGACGCagaaaaacatatactgtagcaaagcCTGTCCTTTTAAAGAAGGTCTATCTGAATTCCAATACAACGGCTGCAAAATTGCAAATGGATTATGGGGATGTGGTAAACAAAATGTGGGAACAAATTCAAAAATCTCTTATTTCATAAAAAATGAGCTAAGTAGAGTAGTTCAATTAAAGGAATGCTGCAG
Encoded here:
- the LOC107079934 gene encoding protein EVI2B; the encoded protein is MSNAACLVLLAGLCARLAGGDGGGTTTGSARLPAPEATRPRDAASARVTPPRAPAVPGAGSSAGRGHAHLGRVTSPREREASPSRGAQSKTAEDTRTVTGLPTTGGPTATSPTAPGDAMAWPTTLHRKPRSSITALATLEGTPRKSVANTKGQTVPNPPTFARRATAPNDTHPSTKHAAEAEGTTKMQNKIGSRMTRSAARATPGDGRSPPSNGTAEQSEGPKENPAPPTPGRTSFSSAVFSPSVSPGKTSTAAAAAPESSTALTSTAEGMVPPWNQTTIKPSQSSLRQETTTTSSSARPIPSTPFSRTTKPAELSSPTGTEGNASKPRSNTPSASTPTQEGTSPPQRQTPMLEERITSNSTQTSFKPERTTLKITPPSPTPKHRITEETTQETHTSAPFTYPASTGSTRRPEVNTKMKKMTEKATSGRNADSQKEKGAGTLVAVLIGGALILMLAAIAIILLQKWRRQQRRAEDPNWAGPSPFLDGQIVPQLPSGDEEERPSNRSSKRVSLRSFLPQRLSKRLSLLQETDENLPMEDVMQGSTFGRSPEPSSKPQNGHGWEKDKTQGSSSSRATSQGNAKSRTSPEAVGGKTNVKSPASPPPPPPAPAAAENHMVQSALPLSEIDLGPSPTEDETPLPLPPPDNQASPPEKHEIQPAPPLSDIDLGSSPTEDELPPPPPLMNYQSIPIPPLST